In the Moraxella osloensis genome, one interval contains:
- the pseG gene encoding UDP-2,4-diacetamido-2,4,6-trideoxy-beta-L-altropyranose hydrolase, whose protein sequence is MKIVVRADASLTMGSGHIMRCLTLADRLKQQGHDITFICRAHDGHLADLIGQKGFAVQLLAKSETADFIKQHTHSEWLDASESDDFAECKPILQALKPDWLIIDHYAIGKNWEQQAKRLLPNLKILAIDDLADRTHDCEILLDQNFGRKNEDYQPLVPSDCQRLLGTRYTLLRDEFASWRAMSLNRRKSVQPPNNILVNLGGVDNDNVTLKILQSLNTFVQQSTQAFNVTVVMGKTAPHIESVQRFAKHASFACAVLVNVTNMAQLMANADLAIGAAGSTTWERCCLGLPMVLIVLADNQQVIAKALADKNLVKVVTDIARLDEQLPRLLSEIADNYKKFSRQSAKLVDGQGAKRVAHRIEFAQKFQHCQVRQATQADSQMIWQWRNHVDVRRWMFGQDEIALADHEKWYGKQLDRANVHLLIFEVAGEPMGLVNVTQMTVDKYQTLQLANTHAPNPNEKTASWGFYLSPNSPKGQGLGFALGVLAIAQIFNTTDIGKITAQVLAYNTASLALHRKLGFSETGVLQQHFGVGEKVYDVVEFGLKSQDFLF, encoded by the coding sequence ATGAAAATCGTGGTCCGAGCAGACGCAAGTTTAACGATGGGTAGCGGTCATATCATGCGTTGCCTCACGCTCGCTGACCGGTTAAAACAGCAAGGGCATGACATCACGTTTATTTGTCGGGCGCATGACGGGCATTTGGCGGATTTGATTGGGCAAAAAGGTTTTGCGGTGCAGCTGTTAGCCAAAAGTGAGACTGCAGATTTTATCAAACAGCATACCCATAGCGAATGGCTCGACGCCAGTGAAAGCGATGATTTTGCCGAGTGTAAACCCATCTTGCAAGCATTAAAGCCAGATTGGCTGATTATCGACCATTATGCGATTGGCAAAAACTGGGAGCAGCAAGCCAAACGACTTTTGCCAAACCTTAAAATTTTAGCCATTGACGACTTAGCTGACCGAACGCACGACTGTGAGATTTTGCTTGACCAAAATTTTGGCCGAAAAAACGAAGATTATCAACCGCTTGTGCCAAGTGATTGCCAGCGACTACTAGGCACGCGTTATACGCTATTACGGGATGAGTTTGCCAGCTGGCGAGCGATGAGCCTAAACAGACGTAAAAGCGTACAGCCGCCCAACAATATATTGGTCAATCTTGGCGGTGTCGATAACGATAATGTCACGCTCAAGATTTTGCAAAGTCTCAATACCTTTGTCCAACAATCTACGCAAGCATTTAACGTGACTGTCGTCATGGGCAAAACCGCACCGCATATCGAAAGTGTGCAAAGGTTTGCCAAACACGCAAGTTTTGCGTGTGCTGTGCTTGTCAATGTGACTAATATGGCGCAATTGATGGCAAATGCTGACCTTGCGATTGGGGCGGCAGGCAGCACCACTTGGGAGCGCTGCTGTTTGGGCTTACCGATGGTGCTGATCGTGCTTGCCGACAACCAACAGGTGATTGCCAAAGCGTTGGCGGATAAAAACCTGGTCAAAGTGGTGACTGATATAGCTAGATTGGATGAGCAACTGCCCCGCTTGTTGAGCGAAATCGCCGACAATTATAAAAAATTCAGTCGTCAATCTGCCAAGTTGGTCGATGGCCAAGGGGCAAAACGCGTTGCGCACCGGATTGAATTTGCGCAAAAATTTCAACATTGTCAAGTGCGACAAGCGACCCAAGCCGATAGCCAGATGATTTGGCAATGGCGTAATCACGTTGACGTGCGCCGGTGGATGTTTGGGCAAGATGAAATTGCCCTTGCTGATCATGAAAAGTGGTATGGCAAACAGCTTGACCGTGCCAATGTGCATTTGCTGATTTTTGAAGTCGCTGGTGAGCCTATGGGGCTAGTCAATGTTACCCAAATGACGGTAGATAAATACCAGACGCTGCAGTTGGCAAACACCCATGCGCCAAACCCGAATGAAAAAACTGCCAGTTGGGGTTTTTATTTATCCCCTAATAGCCCAAAAGGGCAGGGGCTTGGCTTTGCATTGGGGGTTTTGGCGATTGCACAGATTTTCAACACCACTGACATTGGCAAAATCACCGCGCAAGTGCTGGCATATAATACTGCGTCATTGGCGTTGCATCGTAAATTGGGATTTAGCGAAACAGGCGTGTTACAACAGCATTTTGGTGTGGGTGAAAAAGTGTATGATGTGGTAGAGTTTGGATTAAAATCGCAAGATTTTTTATTTTAG
- the pseC gene encoding UDP-4-amino-4,6-dideoxy-N-acetyl-beta-L-altrosamine transaminase: MANQFIPYGRQHITQTDIDAVVAVLQSDFLTQGSQVPAFEERVAAYTGAKFGVAVNSATSALHIACLALGLGQGEKGKDDWLWTTPITFTASANCGLYCGANIDFVDIDPLTLNMSVEALEAKLKVAKAENRLPKIVIPVHFTGEPCDMAAIHALSQQYGFKVIEDASHAIGGKYHKQPIGNCEFSDITVFSFHPVKIITTAEGGLATTNDPALAQKMQLLRSHGITRDANLMTHEPDGGWYYQQIDLGFNYRMTELQGALGVSQMNYLDDFVTRRHQLAKRYDDLLTDLPIMLPYRNPANYSGFHLYPIQLTADSGKTRKQVFDSLRAQHIGVNVHYIPVHTQPYYAKLGFRQGDFPHAERYYAQAISLPLYYDLSEALQDQVVDALKIALAQALT, encoded by the coding sequence ATGGCAAATCAATTTATTCCTTATGGTCGTCAGCATATCACCCAAACTGATATTGATGCGGTGGTCGCCGTGCTACAGTCTGATTTTTTGACCCAAGGTAGTCAAGTACCGGCGTTTGAAGAACGCGTCGCTGCCTATACGGGGGCGAAGTTTGGCGTGGCGGTGAATAGCGCCACGTCAGCACTGCATATTGCTTGTTTGGCATTGGGGCTTGGTCAAGGTGAAAAGGGCAAAGACGATTGGCTGTGGACGACGCCGATTACCTTTACCGCATCTGCCAACTGTGGATTGTACTGTGGTGCTAACATTGATTTTGTGGATATTGATCCGCTAACGCTCAATATGTCAGTGGAGGCGCTAGAAGCCAAGTTGAAAGTTGCCAAAGCTGAAAACCGCTTGCCAAAAATAGTCATTCCCGTGCATTTCACCGGTGAGCCCTGTGATATGGCGGCCATTCATGCGCTATCACAGCAATATGGCTTTAAGGTTATTGAGGACGCCTCGCATGCCATTGGTGGCAAATATCACAAGCAACCAATCGGCAATTGTGAGTTTAGCGACATTACCGTGTTTAGCTTTCACCCCGTCAAAATCATTACCACCGCAGAAGGCGGACTGGCAACAACGAATGACCCGGCATTGGCTCAAAAAATGCAGTTACTGCGTAGTCATGGTATCACCCGTGATGCCAATCTAATGACCCATGAGCCTGACGGTGGTTGGTATTATCAGCAAATCGATTTGGGCTTTAACTATCGCATGACCGAATTGCAAGGGGCATTGGGCGTGAGTCAAATGAACTATTTGGATGACTTTGTCACTCGCCGTCACCAGCTCGCCAAGCGTTATGATGACTTATTAACAGATTTGCCGATTATGTTGCCTTATCGCAATCCTGCTAATTATTCAGGGTTTCATTTATATCCCATTCAACTAACAGCGGACAGTGGCAAAACGCGTAAGCAAGTGTTTGACAGTTTGCGGGCGCAACATATCGGGGTGAATGTGCATTATATCCCTGTGCATACCCAGCCGTATTATGCCAAGTTGGGCTTTAGACAAGGCGATTTTCCCCATGCCGAGCGCTACTATGCACAAGCGATTAGTTTGCCATTGTATTATGATTTGAGCGAAGCATTGCAAGACCAAGTGGTGGATGCCTTAAAGATAGCGTTGGCTCAGGCGTTAACCTAA
- a CDS encoding glycosyltransferase family 52, with translation MNLIICITPLQVLIAKQIIKQHSTPFIGLYLPYGAHSKSEPKHRYYFDQLERVCEKSAFIELNNKTWGERFATLNHIKTTLNTLDIWQKPIENVYLASIDVLFLQYVISKVTFQQLYTFDDGTANIFPNSSYFQPLPKSLPLQLFKRVAGITYPSIPSILAISKKHFTIFPQEKNIIATTEPVYLFDKADNQPDENLPVKRLLLGQALDNFIGDKAYADIVETMVKVFHLDAFCPHPRENLDFSHLLPVIDSDKIIEDYLSEALQQSPQQRFEVYTFISTAVFSLKEFPRTQVFMVYTQALWDKFPDAYQFLASRGFTLVNLDDADNLDAFKG, from the coding sequence ATGAATCTCATTATTTGTATCACCCCCTTGCAAGTGTTGATTGCCAAGCAAATTATTAAGCAACACAGTACCCCCTTTATAGGGCTTTATTTGCCGTATGGCGCCCATTCAAAAAGCGAGCCCAAACACCGTTATTATTTTGACCAACTTGAGCGGGTCTGCGAAAAATCCGCCTTTATCGAACTGAACAATAAAACCTGGGGCGAACGTTTCGCTACCCTAAACCACATCAAAACCACACTTAACACGCTTGATATTTGGCAAAAACCTATCGAAAACGTCTATCTTGCTAGTATTGACGTGTTGTTTTTGCAATATGTTATTTCTAAAGTAACATTCCAACAGCTGTATACCTTTGATGACGGCACCGCTAATATTTTCCCCAACTCTAGCTATTTTCAACCGTTACCAAAATCATTACCATTACAACTGTTTAAACGCGTTGCGGGCATTACTTATCCCAGTATCCCTAGTATTTTGGCTATCTCCAAAAAACATTTCACCATTTTTCCTCAGGAAAAAAATATCATAGCTACTACCGAGCCTGTTTATTTGTTTGATAAAGCAGACAATCAGCCTGATGAAAATTTGCCGGTAAAACGGCTGTTATTGGGGCAAGCCCTCGACAATTTTATCGGTGACAAAGCTTATGCTGATATTGTAGAAACAATGGTCAAGGTATTTCACCTTGACGCATTTTGTCCACACCCGCGAGAAAACTTGGATTTTAGCCATCTTTTGCCGGTGATTGATAGCGATAAAATCATTGAAGATTATCTAAGCGAGGCATTGCAACAAAGCCCCCAGCAACGCTTTGAGGTTTATACCTTTATCAGCACTGCCGTGTTCTCGCTCAAAGAATTTCCCCGTACCCAAGTATTCATGGTGTATACCCAAGCGCTGTGGGATAAATTCCCTGATGCGTATCAATTTCTTGCCAGTCGTGGTTTTACCCTCGTCAATTTAGATGACGCAGATAATCTAGATGCGTTCAAAGGGTAA
- a CDS encoding oligosaccharide flippase family protein: MLNKIKWLTHSALLKDSLIYVVGEMTAKAVPFLLLPYLTRVLGTTGFGDLSYYLSLTAFIVIAMSLSQNGALTRYFYVYGRHGLGNILLAGGLYSVGVLLIGTAISWLLHSELLFYCFFTAFLQTLIQNQLALRQCQKRPFSYLAIQLGLALGNLLWTVLIFQFFAGDTTDKVAQRLIAIILAHGFTFVAALAWAKYQFAIKFRFTPKRLKLGLGYILTLGLPLLLHGLSYTIKGQLDRVLIHERFSSHELGVYSAGVQVASSLTIVIMAVNSALVPHLYERLKSQRMTVMQLHRLFWLSLIVPVMLTAMAWAMPSSLMAWLLGADFAQSQYYVVMFVLAFSLIIPYLLLVNFLFYHAKSAQISLCSLISTVVYLVALWVLSGVSLAVVPYATIISGVVILPLLYYYTLQVEKVKKTP; this comes from the coding sequence ATGTTAAATAAAATCAAATGGTTAACACACTCTGCTTTGCTCAAAGACAGCCTGATTTATGTGGTGGGCGAGATGACCGCCAAAGCCGTGCCGTTTTTGCTATTGCCCTATTTGACACGGGTATTGGGAACGACGGGCTTTGGTGATTTGTCTTATTATTTATCGCTCACGGCATTTATTGTAATCGCCATGAGTCTGTCGCAAAATGGCGCTTTGACCCGTTATTTTTATGTGTATGGTAGGCATGGGCTGGGCAATATTTTATTGGCAGGCGGGCTATATAGCGTGGGCGTGCTGCTGATTGGCACAGCGATTAGTTGGCTGTTACATAGCGAACTGTTATTTTACTGCTTTTTTACTGCCTTTTTGCAAACCTTGATTCAAAACCAACTTGCACTGCGGCAATGCCAAAAACGCCCGTTTAGCTATCTGGCTATCCAACTGGGCTTAGCCTTGGGCAATTTACTATGGACGGTGCTGATTTTTCAGTTTTTTGCGGGCGATACCACGGATAAAGTTGCCCAGCGTCTTATCGCGATTATCTTGGCGCATGGGTTTACTTTTGTGGCGGCGTTGGCGTGGGCAAAATACCAATTTGCTATCAAATTTCGCTTTACCCCAAAACGGCTCAAACTGGGACTGGGCTATATTTTAACCCTAGGCTTGCCGCTGCTGTTACATGGGTTAAGCTATACCATCAAAGGGCAACTTGACCGAGTGTTGATTCATGAGCGGTTTAGCAGTCATGAGCTAGGGGTATACTCGGCAGGGGTGCAGGTCGCTAGTAGCTTGACCATCGTAATTATGGCGGTCAATTCTGCGCTGGTGCCTCACTTATATGAACGGCTAAAATCGCAGCGCATGACAGTCATGCAATTGCATCGACTGTTTTGGCTAAGTTTAATAGTGCCTGTTATGTTGACTGCCATGGCGTGGGCGATGCCGTCGTCATTGATGGCGTGGTTATTGGGGGCAGATTTTGCCCAAAGCCAGTATTATGTGGTGATGTTTGTACTGGCGTTTTCGCTGATAATTCCGTATTTATTGTTGGTGAATTTTTTGTTTTATCATGCCAAAAGCGCGCAAATCTCACTGTGTTCGCTTATCTCAACGGTGGTGTATTTGGTTGCCTTGTGGGTGTTAAGTGGCGTATCACTGGCGGTGGTGCCGTATGCGACTATTATTAGTGGCGTGGTGATTTTGCCGCTGTTATATTATTATACGCTGCAGGTGGAAAAGGTCAAAAAAACGCCATGA
- the pseF gene encoding pseudaminic acid cytidylyltransferase, whose amino-acid sequence MNICIIPARGGSKRIPRKNIKDFCGKPMLARAIATAKNSQLFEQIIVSTDDSAIADIAQHHGATVSQRPAELADDYATTAAVIRHTLQHMPKARHICCLYPCTPFLKPQYLTDSFERWQSSNSLYCFPVLEFESNVLRSLKLTETGEVSSMFSQHELTRTQDLPQAYFDAGQFYWGSREAWLSEDKIHNHALGYVLPKYSVVDIDDENDWRFAERLYQAQLALA is encoded by the coding sequence ATGAATATCTGCATCATCCCTGCGCGTGGGGGAAGTAAACGCATTCCTCGCAAAAACATCAAAGATTTTTGTGGCAAACCCATGCTGGCTCGTGCCATTGCAACGGCAAAAAACAGCCAACTGTTTGAGCAGATTATCGTCTCCACTGATGATAGCGCTATTGCCGATATCGCTCAACACCATGGTGCAACTGTCAGCCAAAGACCTGCCGAGCTTGCCGATGATTATGCCACTACCGCTGCGGTGATTCGCCATACGCTGCAGCACATGCCAAAAGCTCGCCATATCTGCTGTCTATACCCCTGTACGCCTTTTTTAAAACCGCAGTATTTAACCGACAGTTTTGAGCGCTGGCAGTCATCCAACAGTTTGTATTGTTTTCCGGTTTTAGAATTTGAATCCAATGTGTTACGCTCACTTAAGTTAACTGAAACGGGTGAAGTATCGAGCATGTTTAGCCAACATGAGCTCACCAGAACCCAAGATTTACCGCAGGCGTATTTTGATGCAGGGCAGTTTTATTGGGGCAGTCGTGAGGCATGGCTCAGCGAGGATAAAATCCATAATCATGCCCTAGGCTATGTGTTGCCAAAATACAGTGTTGTTGATATTGATGATGAAAATGATTGGCGATTTGCTGAGCGCCTGTACCAAGCGCAATTGGCGCTAGCATGA
- the pseB gene encoding UDP-N-acetylglucosamine 4,6-dehydratase (inverting), with amino-acid sequence MLTNSTILVTGGTGSFGHTFVPMTLEKYNPKKLIILSRDEMKQWEMAKLYQGDPRVRFFIGDVRDKDRLYRALDGVDYVVHAAATKIVPTAEYNPFECVKTNINGAMNLIDACIDKGVKKVVALSTDKASSPVNLYGATKLASDKLFVAGNAYSGEHGTRFSVVRYGNVMGSRGSVIPYFLSIKDSGILTITDPRMTRFMISLEQGVELVWHAFEDMVGGEIYVKKIPSMTMPDVATAVSATAEQKIIGIRPGEKLHEQMISAEDSFHTYEYPEHFKILPAINGWDETPERIKDGVKVPEGFVYASDNNSEWMTTGQLQDWIETNKAKIGKI; translated from the coding sequence ATGTTAACCAATTCAACCATTCTAGTGACAGGCGGGACAGGCTCATTTGGGCATACCTTTGTGCCGATGACGCTTGAAAAATACAATCCCAAAAAATTGATTATCCTCTCGCGTGATGAGATGAAACAGTGGGAAATGGCAAAACTGTACCAAGGCGACCCGCGTGTACGTTTTTTTATCGGTGATGTGCGTGATAAAGACCGTCTATATCGAGCGCTTGATGGGGTGGATTATGTGGTGCATGCGGCAGCAACCAAAATCGTGCCCACTGCCGAATATAATCCATTTGAATGTGTCAAAACTAATATCAACGGCGCAATGAATTTAATTGACGCCTGTATTGATAAAGGGGTGAAAAAAGTCGTTGCCTTATCGACTGACAAAGCGTCCAGTCCAGTGAATCTGTATGGCGCGACCAAATTGGCGTCGGACAAACTGTTTGTCGCAGGCAATGCCTATTCAGGGGAGCATGGCACACGCTTTTCGGTGGTACGTTATGGCAATGTCATGGGGAGTCGTGGCTCGGTGATTCCGTATTTTCTATCAATTAAAGACAGTGGCATACTGACCATCACAGACCCGCGTATGACCCGTTTTATGATTTCACTTGAACAAGGTGTGGAGCTGGTTTGGCATGCGTTTGAAGACATGGTGGGCGGCGAAATTTATGTCAAAAAAATTCCATCCATGACCATGCCAGATGTGGCAACTGCCGTTTCTGCCACTGCCGAGCAAAAAATCATTGGTATTCGTCCTGGCGAGAAATTGCATGAGCAAATGATTAGTGCTGAAGATTCTTTTCACACCTACGAATATCCCGAGCATTTTAAAATCTTGCCTGCGATTAATGGCTGGGATGAGACGCCTGAGCGTATCAAAGATGGTGTTAAGGTGCCAGAAGGCTTCGTGTACGCCAGTGATAATAACAGTGAGTGGATGACAACTGGGCAACTCCAAGATTGGATTGAAACCAACAAAGCAAAAATTGGTAAAATTTAA
- a CDS encoding exopolysaccharide biosynthesis polyprenyl glycosylphosphotransferase, with protein sequence MQRVIFLLWQNLVFRLIVGWLVVVVLPALLMWRMRFLQGRWLITEFNSMVLATLGVLLVTLGLRKLTQFPGQRSISFVLPTLLLVMMLLGMVIIVFRLPYSLYYFGLSGVIGVIFFFLSFLLEQKAHQPYMAYIPLGHCQNFEAIFQIRWLRLEKPHLDAIQSKKVQAIVADLSSPALDEDWQRFLTEQTLQGRPVYNNRQVYESLTGRLPIHHLYENELGSLLPSQTYLWFKQLIDILAILLVSPFVLLIAVITVIAIRLESPGKAIFVQERVGQGGKLFKIYKFRSMRFDSEKNGAKLAQQNDPRVTKVGKFIRKTRIDELPQFLNVLKGDMSLIGPRPEQLSFVKTFEKTIPFYNYRHIVKPGISGWAQVTQGYASDTDETALKVQYDFYYIKHISFALDILIVLKTIQTMLTGFGAR encoded by the coding sequence ATGCAGCGGGTAATTTTTTTATTATGGCAAAATCTTGTGTTCCGCCTCATCGTGGGCTGGTTGGTTGTGGTGGTGTTGCCGGCGTTGCTGATGTGGCGAATGCGCTTTTTGCAGGGGCGCTGGCTGATTACTGAATTTAATAGTATGGTGTTAGCCACCTTGGGTGTCTTGCTAGTTACCCTGGGTCTGCGCAAACTTACCCAGTTTCCAGGTCAACGCTCCATCAGTTTTGTGTTGCCAACCTTATTGTTGGTAATGATGCTGTTAGGCATGGTGATTATCGTTTTTCGGTTGCCGTATTCGCTGTATTATTTTGGCTTATCGGGCGTTATCGGGGTAATATTTTTCTTTTTATCATTTTTACTTGAGCAAAAAGCGCACCAACCTTATATGGCGTATATTCCACTGGGGCATTGTCAAAACTTTGAAGCGATTTTTCAGATCCGTTGGCTGCGTCTTGAGAAACCGCATTTGGATGCCATACAATCCAAAAAAGTGCAAGCGATCGTAGCAGACCTGTCATCGCCTGCACTCGATGAAGACTGGCAGCGATTTTTAACAGAGCAAACGTTACAGGGCAGACCGGTGTATAATAATCGCCAAGTGTATGAGTCTTTGACGGGTCGTCTGCCGATTCATCATTTATATGAAAACGAGTTGGGTTCGTTGTTGCCATCGCAAACCTATTTATGGTTTAAACAACTGATTGATATCCTAGCGATTTTATTGGTCTCACCCTTTGTATTGCTGATTGCGGTGATCACTGTCATTGCGATACGGTTGGAAAGTCCGGGTAAAGCCATATTTGTCCAAGAGCGGGTCGGGCAAGGCGGAAAACTGTTTAAAATCTATAAATTTCGCAGTATGCGCTTTGACTCAGAAAAAAACGGGGCAAAACTGGCGCAACAAAATGACCCTCGTGTGACTAAAGTCGGTAAGTTTATTCGTAAAACCCGTATCGATGAACTGCCGCAATTTTTAAATGTGCTCAAAGGCGATATGAGCCTGATTGGACCGAGACCCGAACAGCTAAGTTTTGTTAAAACCTTTGAAAAAACCATCCCTTTTTATAATTATCGACATATCGTCAAACCCGGTATTTCTGGATGGGCGCAGGTCACACAAGGCTATGCCAGTGATACCGATGAGACAGCGCTTAAAGTACAGTACGATTTTTATTATATTAAACATATTTCTTTTGCATTAGATATCTTGATTGTGCTCAAAACCATTCAAACCATGCTGACAGGTTTTGGGGCTAGATAA
- the pseI gene encoding pseudaminic acid synthase gives MNQNINQNFNINNRPIGVDHAPYIIAEMSANHNGDINNAYRIIDMAKACGADAVKMQTYTADTITLNSTGADFQIHGGLWDGRTLYDLYQEAYTPWDWHKPLFDHAHKVGITMFSSPFDFTAVDLLEDLNAPAYKIASFEAIDLPLIKYVASTGKPMIISTGMADQAEIAEAVAAARDGGCKQLALLHCVSGYPAPAQDYNLRTIVDMQRRFGVPIGLSDHTLDNTTAVTSVALGACIIEKHVTLDRNGGGADDSFSLEKDELTALCRDSKTAWQSLGQVDYGRKSSEIGNAQFRRSLYFVKDMTAGDVVDESCIRSVRPGFGLAPKFYDELMGKKVLTDIQANTATSWDVLER, from the coding sequence ATGAATCAAAATATAAATCAAAATTTCAACATTAACAATCGCCCAATCGGTGTTGACCATGCACCGTACATCATCGCCGAAATGTCCGCCAACCACAACGGCGACATCAATAACGCTTACCGTATTATTGACATGGCAAAGGCGTGCGGGGCTGATGCGGTCAAAATGCAAACTTACACCGCAGATACCATCACCCTCAACAGCACTGGCGCTGATTTCCAAATTCATGGGGGGTTGTGGGACGGGCGTACCTTGTATGACTTGTACCAAGAAGCTTACACGCCGTGGGACTGGCATAAACCATTGTTTGACCACGCTCACAAAGTCGGTATCACCATGTTTAGCTCACCGTTTGACTTTACTGCGGTGGATTTGCTCGAGGATTTGAACGCCCCAGCGTATAAAATCGCCTCGTTTGAAGCCATTGATTTACCGCTTATCAAATATGTGGCAAGTACCGGCAAACCGATGATTATCTCCACGGGGATGGCGGACCAAGCCGAAATTGCCGAGGCGGTTGCCGCAGCTCGTGATGGCGGCTGCAAGCAGCTTGCGTTATTGCACTGCGTGAGTGGTTATCCAGCTCCCGCACAGGACTATAACCTGCGTACCATTGTCGATATGCAGCGCCGTTTTGGCGTGCCGATTGGCTTATCCGACCATACGCTTGACAACACCACCGCCGTCACAAGCGTGGCATTGGGGGCGTGTATTATTGAAAAACACGTCACCCTAGACCGCAATGGCGGCGGGGCGGATGACAGTTTTTCACTGGAAAAAGACGAACTCACCGCGCTCTGCCGTGATAGCAAAACCGCTTGGCAGTCGCTCGGACAAGTCGATTATGGGCGAAAATCAAGCGAAATCGGCAATGCGCAATTTCGCCGTTCACTGTATTTTGTCAAAGACATGACGGCAGGGGATGTGGTTGACGAAAGCTGTATCCGTAGCGTTCGCCCTGGCTTTGGGCTTGCCCCGAAGTTTTATGATGAATTGATGGGCAAAAAAGTGCTAACGGATATCCAAGCCAATACCGCCACTTCGTGGGATGTGCTTGAAAGGTAA